GCCACACCGGAGCCGATCTGCCGCCCGGCGTCCGCGATGACCCGGCGGCAGCCCAGGTCGCCCTGCTGCGCCAGCTGCACCACCTTGTTCAGCGTCAGCTCGCCGGGGTGGCTCGCGTTCAAGAGGTTGAGCAGGTAGCGGGAGCCGACGAAGGTCTCCAGGCAGCCCCGGTTGCCGCAGCGGCAGACCGGCCCGGCCTCGTCCAGCGTGATGTGCCCGATCTCGCCCGCGGTGCCGCCGGGGCCCCGGTAGATCTGGCCGTTGATGACCAGTCCGGAGCCGACGCCGCTGGCCACCTTGATGTAGGCCAGGTCGCTCAGCCCGCGGCCCGCGCCCCAGACCAACTCGCCCAGCGCGCCCAGGTTGGCGTCGTTGTCCACGTACACCTGCATGCCCAGGCGCTGGGAGAGCTCCCGGCCCGGGTTGACGCCCGTCCAGCCCGGCAGGATCGCGGTCGAGCCGAGCGCACCCGTCTCCACGTCGATCGGGCCCGGCACGCCGAGGCCCACTCCGATCACCTTGTCCGGCCGGAACCCGGCCTGCGTGAGCAGCCGGCCGACCAGCGTCTCGGCCCGGTCGAAGCCCTGCTGCGCCGACACGTCGGTGTCGATCGGCTCGCTCTCCTCGGCCAGTACCCGGTGCGC
This genomic window from Streptomyces sp. TLI_235 contains:
- a CDS encoding putative NBD/HSP70 family sugar kinase, with protein sequence MSMDTPGSQSSLHRANLERVLRAVRMAGSLTQAEIARSTGLSAATVSNIVRELKESGTVVVADTSSGGRRARSVSLSGDAGIVVGVDFGHTHLRVAVGNLAHRVLAEESEPIDTDVSAQQGFDRAETLVGRLLTQAGFRPDKVIGVGLGVPGPIDVETGALGSTAILPGWTGVNPGRELSQRLGMQVYVDNDANLGALGELVWGAGRGLSDLAYIKVASGVGSGLVINGQIYRGPGGTAGEIGHITLDEAGPVCRCGNRGCLETFVGSRYLLNLLNASHPGELTLNKVVQLAQQGDLGCRRVIADAGRQIGSGVATLCNLLNPRRVILGGELAEAGELVLSPIRDSVARYAIPSAARQLSIVPGTLGGRAEVLGALALVMSEMGESGAIRHTGLASASSA